From a single Deltaproteobacteria bacterium genomic region:
- a CDS encoding cytochrome c, whose product MNMKALLLAALSAAGVNACSFQPSTTKVAAVGALSTVFSTKCASCHGDQGEGDIGPKLTGLSLEAYSAAVREGRAGMPAFPEATYSEADLKKDHAAL is encoded by the coding sequence ATGAATATGAAAGCATTATTACTCGCCGCCCTGAGCGCAGCTGGTGTCAACGCATGCAGCTTCCAGCCGTCCACAACTAAAGTTGCCGCTGTTGGTGCTCTAAGCACTGTGTTTAGCACCAAATGCGCAAGCTGCCACGGCGACCAAGGCGAAGGCGATATCGGCCCCAAACTGACCGGCTTAAGCCTCGAGGCCTACTCCGCCGCAGTGCGTGAAGGCCGCGCTGGCATGCCAGCTTTTCCTGAGGCTACGTACTCAGAAGCGGACCTGAAAAAGGATCATGCCGCTCTTTAA